One stretch of Pseudoalteromonas shioyasakiensis DNA includes these proteins:
- the ltrA gene encoding group II intron reverse transcriptase/maturase, with amino-acid sequence MMISKEISASPDSAQWQSINWKTVESHVLKLQMRIAKATREGKHSKAKALQWILTHSHSAKLLAVKRVSQNKGSKTPGIDGVIWNTDTRRMKAVNQLSRKAYQAKPLKRIYIPKKNGKLRPLGIPCMVDRALQALHLLALEPVSETLADPNSYGFRRNRSTADAIAQCFLCLSKKQSAQWVLEGDIKACFDKIGHQWLMNNIAVDKRMLEQWLKSGFMDKGLFYRTDEGTPQGGIISPTLMLMTLAGLEQRIKSTALKNGARANFIGYADDFVVTCTSKDVLENDIKPLIADFLAHRGLTLSEEKTHITHISRGFDFLGFNHRKYKGKLLIKPSKSNTLIFLSNLRELIKKHATTPVNDLIKLINPKLRGWSNYYRHCVAKQVFGYVSHKLFLALWHWAKRRHPTKSKTWIAMKYFINRRGQWQFHGWQKSMNMNMNMDCQFNLFQIAKVPIERHVKIRSEATPFDPLYQEYLAKRKAKRQCRNSWNEPNLAAL; translated from the coding sequence ATGATGATTTCAAAAGAGATTAGTGCCTCCCCTGACAGTGCTCAATGGCAATCCATAAATTGGAAAACTGTTGAGTCGCACGTTTTAAAGCTTCAGATGCGTATTGCAAAAGCAACAAGAGAAGGTAAACACAGCAAAGCGAAAGCGTTGCAGTGGATACTGACTCACTCGCATTCGGCAAAACTTCTTGCTGTTAAGCGAGTATCACAAAACAAAGGCAGTAAAACGCCCGGAATAGACGGCGTCATCTGGAATACGGATACGCGCCGCATGAAAGCAGTCAATCAATTGAGCAGAAAGGCTTATCAAGCCAAACCGCTCAAGCGTATCTACATCCCTAAGAAAAACGGCAAGCTCAGACCTTTGGGTATCCCGTGCATGGTCGATAGAGCGCTACAAGCGCTTCACCTTCTTGCACTAGAGCCTGTGTCAGAAACACTTGCTGACCCAAATAGCTACGGATTTCGGCGCAATAGAAGCACTGCTGATGCTATTGCTCAGTGTTTTCTCTGTTTGAGTAAAAAGCAATCCGCGCAATGGGTTCTTGAGGGAGATATCAAAGCCTGTTTCGACAAGATTGGGCATCAATGGCTTATGAATAATATAGCTGTAGATAAACGAATGTTGGAACAATGGTTAAAGTCTGGTTTTATGGACAAAGGGCTGTTCTATCGCACTGACGAGGGAACACCACAAGGCGGGATCATATCTCCAACCTTGATGCTGATGACTCTTGCAGGTCTTGAGCAACGCATTAAGTCCACCGCACTTAAAAATGGGGCGAGAGCCAACTTTATAGGATACGCCGATGATTTCGTAGTCACATGCACTTCAAAGGACGTGCTGGAGAACGATATCAAACCGTTGATTGCTGACTTCTTAGCACATAGAGGCTTAACGCTCTCCGAAGAGAAAACGCACATTACCCACATTAGCCGTGGTTTTGACTTCCTAGGCTTTAACCATAGGAAGTACAAAGGAAAACTGCTCATTAAACCGAGCAAATCTAACACGTTAATATTTCTGAGTAACTTGCGCGAACTCATTAAAAAGCACGCAACTACCCCCGTTAACGATCTAATCAAGTTGATAAATCCGAAACTCAGGGGTTGGTCGAATTACTATCGCCATTGCGTTGCCAAACAAGTATTCGGATATGTGAGCCACAAACTATTTCTAGCGTTATGGCATTGGGCTAAAAGGCGTCATCCAACAAAATCAAAAACTTGGATCGCCATGAAGTACTTTATCAACCGTCGAGGCCAATGGCAATTTCACGGTTGGCAGAAGAGCATGAACATGAACATGAACATGGATTGTCAGTTTAATCTATTTCAAATAGCTAAGGTGCCAATAGAGAGACATGTGAAAATCAGGAGTGAAGCTACGCCTTTTGATCCTTTATACCAAGAATACTTGGCAAAGAGAAAAGCAAAGAGGCAATGCCGCAACTCTTGGAATGAGCCTAATCTCGCTGCTTTATAA
- a CDS encoding DEAD/DEAH box helicase — MHFTELGIDTRLEKQLAHQGITQPTDIQAHAVPTAIAGHDIFAQSKTGSGKTLAFLLPAVQRVMKQKALSKRDPRVLIVAPTRELATQVYSQLRLLIAGTNISAVKVLGGENFNDQIKALRKDPHFVVATPGRLADHLSQRSLQLSGLELLIFDEADRILDLGFTEQVKMINELADHRLRQTLLFSATLDHAQVDALSRNLLRSPKQILLSASNEQHSDITQQLYLADHLDHKEALLEHFVKQDNVGQCIIFTATRADTQRLSQLLNDKGFKAQALAGDLTQAKRLEIMDAFSRENFKILITTDVASRGLDLLSVTHVINFDLPKHAEEYVHRIGRTGRAGFKGTAISLVGPKDWPSYKAIKAFLNDELSFFTVDGLVGKFKGLREKKPNTVWKKAEKKVAAKPAKPKRKAAPKKPKAPIQAPIDVDGFAPMRRKKKPEQE; from the coding sequence TTGCACTTTACTGAACTTGGGATTGATACACGCCTCGAAAAACAACTAGCGCATCAAGGCATCACCCAGCCCACTGACATTCAAGCTCACGCGGTACCTACAGCTATCGCAGGCCATGATATTTTTGCACAGTCAAAAACAGGATCGGGCAAAACGCTGGCGTTTTTATTACCTGCTGTACAGCGCGTAATGAAACAAAAAGCTCTCAGTAAACGCGACCCTCGCGTTTTAATCGTTGCGCCTACCCGCGAATTAGCAACCCAAGTATACAGCCAATTAAGATTATTAATTGCTGGCACAAATATTAGTGCGGTAAAAGTACTCGGTGGTGAAAACTTTAATGACCAAATTAAAGCACTTCGTAAAGACCCTCATTTTGTAGTGGCAACTCCGGGGCGTTTAGCTGACCATTTAAGTCAACGCTCATTACAGCTTTCAGGCTTAGAGCTTTTAATTTTTGATGAAGCCGACCGTATTTTAGATTTAGGCTTTACCGAGCAAGTTAAAATGATCAACGAGCTTGCTGATCACCGCTTGCGTCAAACGTTATTGTTCTCAGCAACCCTTGACCATGCACAAGTTGATGCCCTGTCACGCAACTTATTACGTTCACCAAAACAAATATTGTTAAGTGCCTCAAACGAGCAACATAGTGACATTACTCAGCAACTTTATTTAGCTGATCACTTAGATCACAAAGAAGCCCTACTTGAGCACTTTGTAAAACAAGACAATGTTGGTCAGTGTATTATTTTCACCGCAACACGTGCCGACACTCAGCGTTTAAGCCAACTTTTAAATGATAAAGGCTTTAAAGCGCAGGCGCTTGCGGGTGACTTAACACAGGCTAAGCGCCTTGAAATCATGGATGCCTTTAGCCGTGAAAACTTCAAAATTTTGATCACTACCGATGTTGCATCACGTGGTCTTGATTTATTAAGCGTGACCCACGTTATTAACTTTGACCTACCAAAACATGCCGAAGAATATGTGCATCGTATTGGTCGTACAGGTCGCGCAGGCTTTAAAGGTACTGCCATTTCATTAGTTGGCCCGAAAGATTGGCCAAGCTACAAAGCAATTAAAGCATTTTTAAATGATGAATTAAGCTTTTTCACCGTTGACGGCCTTGTTGGTAAATTTAAAGGTCTGCGTGAGAAAAAACCAAACACAGTTTGGAAAAAAGCAGAGAAAAAAGTGGCTGCTAAACCTGCTAAACCAAAACGCAAAGCAGCCCCTAAGAAGCCAAAAGCCCCTATTCAAGCACCAATTGATGTAGATGGTTTTGCTCCAATGCGCCGTAAGAAAAAGCCAGAACAGGAATAA
- a CDS encoding GntR family transcriptional regulator, which translates to MSILGTTQTLFVNEISNEGAYLDGRDLGEVFLPSKEIDYDLEAGDSVQVFIYLDHAGHPTGTTKKPLAEVGEFALLRVKAINSTGAFMDWGLEKDVLAPYNEQKPKMKDGFSYLVRLYLDNASQRICASSNFNKFLSKDEPTYSVMEEVDLIVAGKTDLGYKVLVNEAHIGVVYYNTVFKKLFVGQRLKGFIQKVREDGKIDVLLEKPGMGKVNDLGEKILDKLKAEGGVLHLGDKSDPEAIKKTFSTSKANYKKAIGGLFKQGLIDIEATSIRLK; encoded by the coding sequence ATGAGTATTTTAGGAACCACACAAACCCTTTTCGTTAACGAAATATCTAACGAAGGTGCTTATTTAGATGGCCGTGATTTAGGCGAAGTATTCTTACCAAGCAAAGAAATTGACTACGATCTAGAAGCTGGCGACAGCGTGCAAGTATTCATCTACTTAGATCATGCAGGTCACCCAACCGGCACCACAAAAAAACCATTGGCTGAGGTAGGCGAATTTGCCCTACTACGTGTTAAAGCGATTAATAGCACCGGTGCGTTTATGGATTGGGGCCTCGAAAAAGACGTACTAGCACCATACAACGAACAAAAGCCAAAAATGAAAGACGGCTTTTCGTATCTTGTACGTTTGTACCTAGATAACGCCAGCCAACGTATTTGTGCATCGAGCAACTTTAATAAGTTTTTATCGAAAGATGAGCCAACTTACTCTGTAATGGAAGAAGTTGACTTAATCGTTGCCGGTAAAACAGACCTAGGCTACAAAGTACTTGTAAACGAAGCTCACATTGGCGTTGTTTACTACAACACGGTATTTAAAAAGCTGTTTGTTGGCCAGCGCTTAAAAGGCTTTATTCAAAAAGTACGTGAAGACGGCAAAATCGATGTACTACTTGAAAAGCCAGGTATGGGTAAAGTAAACGACTTAGGCGAAAAAATCTTAGATAAATTAAAAGCCGAAGGCGGCGTACTTCACCTAGGTGATAAGTCAGACCCTGAAGCAATTAAAAAGACTTTCTCAACCAGTAAAGCAAACTACAAAAAAGCCATTGGCGGTTTGTTTAAGCAAGGTTTAATTGATATTGAAGCAACATCGATTAGATTGAAATAA
- a CDS encoding rhodanese-related sulfurtransferase, whose product MTAVHKDNVTSEHFVVCALYKFVALPDFEAIRQPLLKVMEDNEVRGTLLLAAEGINGTVSAKREGIDNLLAWLDSQPNLDNIVTKESYDDECPFYRTKVKLKKEIVTMGVEGIDPREVVGTYVKPADWNALISDPEVILIDTRNDYEIEIGTFQNAVDPNTKTFREFPAWAKENLDPEKHKKVAMFCTGGIRCEKSTAYMKEQGFDEVFHLEGGILKYLEEVPKEETMWEGECFVFDNRVAVNHDLQKGSYDQCHACRMPITEEEKQKPEYMEGVSCHHCHDSLTEEQRARFAERQKQIELAQARGEGHIGNEAQEVLRKRKEAKKAQKEAQRQQ is encoded by the coding sequence ATGACTGCTGTTCATAAAGACAATGTAACTAGCGAGCACTTTGTTGTTTGCGCACTATACAAATTTGTAGCCCTTCCTGATTTTGAAGCGATTCGCCAACCATTACTTAAAGTGATGGAAGACAATGAAGTACGCGGTACTTTGTTACTTGCGGCTGAAGGTATCAACGGTACTGTTTCTGCTAAGCGTGAAGGTATCGATAACCTACTTGCATGGTTAGATTCACAACCAAACCTAGATAACATCGTGACAAAAGAGTCTTACGATGACGAATGCCCGTTCTACCGTACTAAGGTAAAACTGAAAAAAGAAATTGTAACTATGGGTGTTGAAGGTATCGACCCACGTGAAGTAGTGGGTACATACGTAAAACCAGCTGACTGGAATGCATTAATTTCAGACCCTGAAGTGATTCTTATCGATACGCGTAACGATTACGAAATTGAGATCGGTACTTTCCAAAATGCGGTTGATCCAAACACCAAAACGTTCCGCGAATTCCCAGCTTGGGCGAAAGAAAACCTAGACCCAGAAAAGCACAAGAAAGTGGCGATGTTCTGTACCGGTGGTATTCGCTGCGAAAAATCAACTGCATACATGAAAGAGCAAGGCTTTGACGAAGTATTCCACCTTGAGGGCGGTATTCTTAAGTACTTAGAAGAAGTACCAAAGGAAGAAACTATGTGGGAAGGTGAGTGTTTTGTATTTGATAACCGTGTTGCAGTAAATCACGATTTACAAAAAGGTTCTTACGACCAATGTCATGCGTGTCGTATGCCTATCACTGAAGAAGAAAAGCAAAAGCCTGAATACATGGAAGGTGTTTCGTGTCATCACTGTCACGACAGCCTTACAGAAGAGCAACGTGCACGTTTTGCTGAGCGTCAAAAGCAAATCGAATTAGCACAAGCTCGCGGTGAAGGCCATATCGGTAACGAAGCGCAAGAAGTTCTGCGTAAGCGTAAAGAAGCTAAAAAAGCGCAAAAAGAAGCACAGCGCCAACAGTAA